The following is a genomic window from Amycolatopsis acidiphila.
GCAACGAGCGCGAAATTCGGGGCGCGCCGAGCCGGACAAGGGGGAAGAAGGAAAAGGCCCGGGCCACCATTCGGGGGGTGGCCCGGGCCTTCCCACGTCCGGTGCACGGACGAAATGCACGTGCGTTCGATTAATCTTCGGTGACTGTTGGCCTATCTAGGTTAATTGCCCGTAAATGATCTGTGCTTGGCCTCACAGGGGGCAGACATCCCCGGTTCTGACCAGGGAATATGGAGTCACCACGTCAGGAAACCCGATGGAGGTGACCCTTGACGGTGGACATCGGACGAGAAATCGGTATCCCCGTTCCCGCGCCGCGCAGTGCCGCGCATCAGCCTTTGCTCGAACCCCTGGACGGCCTTCAGTGGTCGCAGGCGATCGAGCTGCCGCGGGACGCCGCGATGGCGACCAGACCCGCGGAGATCCGCCGAGCCTGGATCCACCGCGCCCCGGAGAGCGAGGTCCTGAGCCTGTTCCGCGCGGTGACGGCGAGCGGTGAGCCGATCCCGTCCCCCTGGTGGTTGCGCGCGCTGGCCGACGGGCGGCTGCAGTCGCGTGCCGACGGGTTCCGCGTCGAGGACCGGACAGCGCAGCTGCTGTCGCGCCGGCCGGGCTGGGAGTACGTGCCGTGGGCCGCCGACGGCGAGTCGGGGTACTGGGAGTTCATGCCGTCCGAGCGTGGCCGGTCGGGCCACCGGATCCCGACCACCTTGCTCAACACCAGCAGGCACTCGGGCTGGCTCGACGTGCTGCCCGCGCACAGCGGGACCACTCCGGAGCCGATCGCGGTCGCCGGCCTCGCCGGGCTGCGCTCGCGACTGGGGGAGTTCGAGGCAGTGCGCTAGGCCGGTTTCCGAAGCGGCGAAGCCGGTTTCTCCACCCGGGCGGCCGGCACCGCCGCTCGCACCGCCCCGCAAGCTGGGTTCAGACATCCCCGGCTAGTTTGGGCGGGTGGAGAGCGAGCACCAACCGCGGCTGCGCAGTGTTGTCAGCTACGTGCAGCGCGGGGGCCGGATGACTGTCGGCCAGCAGCGTGCGTGGGAGCACAACTGGCCGGACCTCGGCCGCAAGGTGGCCGGGCTGCCGCCGGGGCCCGTCGACTTCGCGGAGTGGTTCGGCCGCTCCGCGCCCGTGCTGCTGGAGATCGGCTCCGGCATGGGCGAGACGACAGCGCAGCTCGCCGCCGCCGAGCCGGAGGTCAACTACGTCGCCGTCGAGGTGTACGAGGCGGGGCTGGGCCAGCTGATGCTCCGTGCCGAGAAGCTCGCGCTGGAGAACCTCCGGCTGCTGCACGGCGACGCCGTGGTCCTGCTGACCCGGCACATCGGGCCCGAGTCCCTGTCGGGCGTGCGCATCTTCTTCCCCGACCCGTGGCCCAAGAAGCGGCACCACAAGCGGCGGCTGGTGCAGCCCGAGTTCATCTCGCTCGTCGCGTCGCGGCTGGCGCCCGGCGGAATGCTGCACCTGGCCACCGACTGGGCGCACTACGCCGACCAGATGCTCGAGGTGTGCAGCGCGGAACCGCTGCTGCGCAACCGGTTCCCGGACTGGGCCCCGCGCCCGAGCTGGCGCCCGGTGACGAAGTTCGAGCAACGCGCGAACGAGGAAGGCCGGGTCAGCCGTGACCTGATCTTCGAACGGCTGCCCGGCAGCTGAGCCGGGGTGCCGCCCTTCCCCCGACGAAAGGGCGGCACCCGGGAGCTCACTCGTCGGCGAGCGGCTCCGCGCGGACGCGGTTGAGCGCCGGCGTGCACACCGACGCGGCCAGCACGGCGACCCCCAGCCCGAGCACCACCGGCGCGAGCAGCCAGGGGGTCAGCACCGCGGAGACGCCTTCCCGGCCCTCCTGGATCATGCTGAACAAGCCGAGCCCCACGAGCATTCCGACGACGCCGGCGCCGACCGTCGCGGCCAGTGCGGGCAGTGCCGCTTCCGCGCGCAGCGCCCGGGACAACAGCCGGACGGGCGTGCCCGCCGCCATCAGCGCGCCGAAGGTGCGGCGCCGGTCGAGCACCGAGCCCGCGGTCGCGATCGCCGCGCTGCAGCCCGCGAGCACCGCCGCCGCGACCAGGCCGATCACCGTGACCCGTCGCAGGTCGTCCAGCTCCGTCTGCTGACCGGCCAGGTAGACGTCCCGGCTGTAGACGCTCTCCCCGCTGGCGGCCAGCGCCGTCCGCACCGTCTCCGGGTCACTGCCCGTCGTGGACACCGCGACCTTGGCCTGGCCGGGTACGACTCCCGCGGGCAGCGCCGCCGGATCGACGATCGCGTCGACGCTGACGTCGGAGTCGAGCGGCCGCAGGCTCCGCACCTGTGTACCCGCCACGAGCGGCACGCCCGGCTCGTCGTAGTTGCCGCTCACGCGGTACCCGGACAGGTCCCCGAGCCCATACACCGCGGGCGCGGAATCGCAGGTCAGCGCGACGCGCAGCAGCTCGTTCGCCTGCGCGCACGGCACCACGAGGGCCTGCAGCCGCGAGCCGTTCACCGACGACAGCACCACCTCGCCGACCTCGGCCGCCCGCGCCCGCTGGCCGTAGCCGGCGAGCCGGGCGTTCGTCTGCGCGGTGACCTCGCGGGCGCGTTCGGACGAGGTGCTCACCGACAGGACCGGGTCGCGGAAGGTGCCGCCGCCACCGGCCATGCTCTCGAAGCTGGGCATCAGGGTCAGCGCCATCGAGCCGATGAACACCGCGAGCACCACACCGGCCGAGGCGCGGTAGGCGCCCCGCGGGTCGTCCAGCAGCCGCCGCCCGGCCAGCAGCCCGGCCGGCCTGCGCCAGCGCTGCACGAAGATCCGCCCGACGGCGAAGGTGATCCACGGTCCGACGAGCACCGCCGACGCGACCACCAGTAGCAGCCCGAGCAGGACCATCGCCGCGCTGGAGTCGTTCGAGGACACCACGAAGAAGAAGAACGCCCCGGCCACCGGCAGCGCGAGCAGCCGCCACGCGTGCAGCGGTTTCGGCGTGTGCGAGGACGCCGCGCCGATCGGGTTGCCCACCACGCGGCGCAGCCCGAGCACGGCCGCGGCCAGCACGAGCACCGGCATCGCCACGACCAGGAACACCGTCACCCCGGCCGGCAGCCCGAAGTCGCTCGGCAACCAGGTGCCGCCGTCCCACGGCACCAGGGTCGCGAGCGAGTGCAGCAGCGGGCTCACCGCGAGCCCGATCAGGGCGCCCACCACCGCGGCGACCCCCGTCTCCGCCGCGACGATGCCGGTGACCTGACCCGGGGTGGCGCCCGCGAGCCGCAGCGCCGCGAGCCGTCGTTCCCGGCGCGCGGCGGTCAGCCGCGACGAGGAGGCGACCAGCACCAGGCTCGGCACGATCAGCACCACGACGCCGACCCCGGCCAGCAGCTCCAGCAGCGGATCCACCTCCGCGTTGGCCGCGGGCTGGAAGCCCGCCACCTGGTAGGAGCCCGCCGGCTGCTGCTCCGGGCTGTGGCCGACGAGCGCGACCAGCTGGTCCGGGTACCTCAGCGCGCGGTCGTCCAGTGTGCCGACGACAGTGCCCTGGAACCGGTCGGCGAGCTGCGAGGCGGGCAGTTCGTGCATGCGCTCGAACAACGCGGGCGACACCAGCACCTGGCCGGCGCCGGGAAAGCTCGGCACGCCCGCGGGCAGCGCGATGGTGTGCGGGTCCACTGTGGACGACACGTCGAGCCGGGTGATCTCCTGGCCCCCGGTGAAGTCCGTGCCCTGCACGATGAGCATCGCCGAGCCGGAGGAGCGGTAGTCGACCTCCTGCCAGATGGACCGTTCCGCCCTGGCCTTCGTCGCGAACGGGAGGCTCACCAGCAGCAGCACCAGCCCGGTCGCGACCGCCACGCCGACGGCCGTGAGGACCGTCGAGGTCCGGGTGCGCCCGTCGACGCGCAGCACCCGGAACGCGAGCTGCACCGGGTTCACGCGACCGCCCCCACGCCGGTCGCGGCGATCCGGCCGTCCCGGATGGTGACGGTCCTCGGCAGTGAGTCGGCCAGCTCGCGGTCGTGCGTCACGATCAGCACCGACGCCCCCGCGTCGGCGGCCGCGACCAGCAGGGCGTCCATGGTCTCCTTGCCGGTGCGGGTGTCCAGCGCCCCGGTCGGCTCGTCCGCGAAGATCACCTTCGGCCGGTGCGTCAGCGCCCGCGCGATCGCGACGCGCTGCGCCTGCCCGCCGGACAGCTCGCCCGGCCTGCTGCCGCCGCGACCGGCGAGGCCGAGCCGGTGCAGCCACTCCCGCGCGGCACCGAGGGCCTGCTTGCGCCCCGTGCCGCCGAGCAGCATCGGCAGCGCGACGTTCTCCTCCGCCGTCAGCTCCGCGACCAGCATCCCCTGCTGGAAGACGAAGCCGAACTCACTGCGGCGCAGCTCGCTGCGCTTCTTCTCGGAGAGCTGGTCGATCCGTTGTCCGCCAAGGAAGATCTCCCCCTCGTCGGAACGCAGGATGCCGCCCAGCACGTGCAGCAGCGACGTTTTGCCCGATCCCGACGGCCCCACGATCGCCACGGCCTCGCCCGGCTGGACGTCGATGTCCACCCCCGCCAGCGCGAACTGCGTGCCGTACCGCTTCACGAGCCCCCGTCCGGACAACACCGCCCGGTCGTTCCACTGTGGATTCATGCCTGCAGGTTCCCAACGCGGCCGGGGCCGCCGGATCGGCCGATCGGCCGATCCGGGGTGGCCGCACGGCCAAGGTGCGCGGGCCCGCGAATCCTCTACCGTTCCGTTGTGCCGTTCTCCGACCGACTACAACCGACCTGGCGCAAGCTGGGCCTCGAAGGCGTCGTCCTGCTCGCGGCACTGCTCTGCGACCTGGTGATCGTCCTGCCCTCCGCGTTCGACAACATCGGCCCGCGGGGGCGGGATCTGCTCCTGCTGCCCGGGATCCTCGCCGTCTCCGCCTGCGCACTGTGGGCCCGCGAGCATCCGGCTCGGGGCGCCTTCGCCGGGGCCGCGGTGCTCGTCGGCTCCACCGCGTTGATCCGGATCACCGACGCCGCCGCGTTCTCGACGCTGCTGACCGACCTGTCGCTGACCGAGACGGTCGCCGGGTTGGAGCTGGTCTACTTCGCGGTCCGCCGGCTGCGCCCGGGAATGGCCGCCGCCGCGACGATCACGCTGGTGGTCGCCGGGCTGTTCGCGGCGACCACGCGGTCGGGCTACTCGATCTCCTCCGGACGCTTCGAGCGGACCATGCTGCTGGGCGCGGTGCTGCTCATCGCGGCGGTGGCGGTCGGCCTGCGGTTCCGGCTCGCGGGCGGGGCGAGGGCGTCGAGCCGGGCGGCCGAGCTGTTGCGCAGCCAGTGGCCCCTGATCGGGGTGCTGTGCCTGCCGTTGTTCCTGGACCTCTACCAGGTGCTGAACGACGGGCCGCGGCTGCTGCCGCTGTGGCTGTGCTCGGCGGCGAGTGCGGCGCTGGCCGTGTTCGCCTCCCGCAAACCGGTCGTGTCAGGTGTGCTGGTCTCGGCCGTGTTCGCCGTTTCGGTGGTCGCGGTCTGGATCGCCCCCAAGTCCTACGACATGCCGTTCGACTCCCTGCCGACGACCGAGATCCTGGCCGGCACGGTGATCGTGGTGTTCCTCGTGCGCTCGGCTCGCCCGGCGCAGGCCTGGCCGGTCATCGCGCTGATGTCGGCCGTCGTCGGCGTGACGACAGCGGTCAACGTCACGTCCGGCCGCGGCCTGTACGACCTGCATTCGCTGTTCATCGCGGCCCTGCTGGTGCTCGGGACCGCGGTCGCGGTCGGGCTGTACTTCCGGGCGCGGGACTCGGAGCGGACGAAGGTGGTCGAGGCCGCGGTCACCGAGGCGCAGACGTCGGAGCGGATGGCGCTGGCGCGCGAGCTGCACGACGTCGTCGCACACCACGTCACCGGGATCGTGGTGCAGGCGCAGGCCGCGAGGATGATGGGCGGCAAGAACCCGGCGCTGGCGATGGACGCGCTCGGCCGGATCGAGGAGGCGGGCACCGAGGCGCTCGTCGCGATGCGGCGGCTGGTGCGCAGCATGCGCAGCAACGCCGCCGCCACCGAGCAGGCGACCACCGATCTGGACGCGGACCTGCGCCGCCTGGCCGAGACGGCGCACCACGGCGTGCCGACCGAGGTGGAGCTGCACCTGACGCCGGACATCCCGCAGGAGGTCGCGCGGTCGGCGTTGCGGCTGGTGCAGGAGTCGCTGACGAACGTCGGCAAGCACGCCGCGGGCGCGACCAGGGTGGCCGTGCTCGCCGAGGTGCTCGACGGCGAGCTGCACGTGCGGGTGAGCGACGACGGGCGCACGGGAGACGAGCGCCCGGCCGGTGGCAGCGGGGGATACGGTCTCGTCGGAATGCGTGAGCGGGTCGAGCTGCTGCACGGACGGCTCACCGCCGGTCCGGCCGGCGGCGGCTGGACCGTGGAAGCGTGGCTGCCGCTTGAAGGGGAGACCGAATGATCCGGGTGCTCATCGCCGACGACCAGAGCATGGTGCGCACCGGGTTCCAGATGATCCTGGAGAGCCAGGAAGACATCGAGGTGGTCGCGGACGTCGCGGACGGGGTGGCCGCCGTGACGAAGGCGCGCGAGCTGCGGCCCGACGTGTGCCTGCTCGACATCCGCATGCCGGGGCTCGACGGGCTCGAGGTGACTCGCCGGCTGGCCGGTCCCGATGTCGCCGACCCGTTCAAGGTGGTCGTGGTCACGACCTTCGACCTCGACGAGTACGTGCACACGGCGTTGCGCAACGGCGCGAGCGGCTTCCTGCTCAAGGACGCCGGGCCGGCGCTGCTGATCGAGGCCGTGCGCGCGGCCGACCGGGGCGACGCGCTGGTGTCCCCGCAGATCACCGTCCGGCTGCTCAAGCACTTCGACGGCGGCGGCGCCCGGCGCGCCGTCGACCCGCCGAAGGAGCCGCTGACCGCACGCGAGCTCGACGTCGTGCGCGCGGCGGCACGGGGGCTGACCAACACCGAGATCGGCGGAGAGCTGTTCCTGTCGCTGTCGACGGTCAAGACCCACCTCGCTGCCGTCCAGGGCAAGATCGGGGCGCGCAACCGGGTCGAGATCGCGGCATGGGCCTGGCGAAGCGGTTTGATGGACTGACAGTCGCGCGAAGCGCGGCCGCTGCGGTGGTGGAGGGGAAGCGGCCGGCCTCCTAAGATCGCCTGATGTCGTCGAGATTCACCGCTCCTGTCGTCCTGCCCTGCGACCCCGCCTGTTCGGTCGTACGAGACGGGGTGGTGGACGTCGACGACGACGGCCGCATCGGGTACTGCGGGCCCGCTGAGGCGGCGCCCATGTCGGCCGCGCCGGTCACCGCGTTGTCCGGGATCCTGTTGCCCGGCCTGGTGAACGCCCACGCGCACAGCCCGATGACGTTGCTGCGCGGGATGGGCGGCGACCTGCCGCTGCTGCGGTGGCTCAACGAGATCATCTGGCCCGCCGAGGCGAAGCTGCGTGCGGAGGACGTGCACGCCGGGATGGTGCTCGGGTCGCTGGAGATGCTGTCCCACGGCGTGACCACCAGCGCGGAGATGTACTTCCACCCCGAGGAGATGGCCGAGGCGGTGCTGACCACCGGGGCGCGGGTGGTGCTCGGCGGCCCGATCATGGACCTGCCCGGCCTGGACTGGCGCGCGATGATCACCGCGACCGGACGCTGGATCGACGCCGACGGCCTGCGCTTCGGGCCCGGCGAGCGGATCGAGCTGTCCTTCGCCGCGCACTCGGCGTACATGCTGCCGCCGGAAGCCCTGCGGCTGACGGCGGAAGCGGCCGCCGCGCGGGGTGCGCTGGTGCAGATCCACGTGGCGGAGGCAGCGGACGAGGACCAGAAGCAACGCGTGGAGTTCGGTTCCGTGCCGCGGCTGCTCGACGAGGTGGGCCTGCTGGACGGGCGGGTACTGGCCGCGCACGCGGTGCATCTGTCCGATGAGGACATCGCGCTGTTCGCGGCGAGGGGGGTCGGGGTGGCGCACTGCCCGGGTTCGAACGGGAAGCTCGCGTCCGGCATCGCCCGGCTGGCCGACCTGCGGGCGGCGGCGATCGCGGTCGGACTGGGCACGGACGGGCCTGCCAGCAACGACGACCTGGACCTGTGGGAGGAGCTGCAGCTCGCCGCGATGCTCGCTCGTTTGTCCACGAAGGACTCGACCGCGCTGGACGCGCCGGCCGCCCTGCTGCTGGCCACCCGTGGCGGCGCGGCGGCGCTCGGCCGGGACGACATCGGGGCGCTCGAGGCGGGCCGGTGGGCGGACATGGTCCACATCGAGACGGACGGCTTCGCCTTCGCGACGGGACTGGCGGTGCCGGACGCGCAGCTGCTGTCGAACCTGGTGTGGGCGGCGGGTTCGCGGCGGGTGCGGGACGTCTGGGTCGCCGGCGAGCAGGTCCTGGCCGACGGCGAGTCCACTCGCACCGACCGGAGGAAGGCGGCCGAGGCGGCGAAGGAATCCGCGGCACGGCTGCGCTAGCGGACGGCAACGGACCGAGCCGGCCTCCCTAGCGGCGGCGGGGGCGGACGATCACGTCCGTCGGGTGGGCGTCCGGGGTGGCGGAGACCGCGCCGAGTACCGCGGCGGCCACCGAGTCCGGGCTGAGGTAGTCGTCCGGGCTGTACGGGATGCCTTCGGCCGCGGTGACCGCCTCCTGCATCTCCGTCGCCGTGCGGCCGGGGAACACCGACGTCACCCGCAGGCCGTTCGGCTCCTCCTCCAGCCGCAGGGTGTCGGCGAACGCGCGAGCCGCGAACTTGCTCGCCGAGTACGCGCCCCAAGCCGCCTTCGTGTTCATGCCCGAGCCCGAGTTGATCACCACGACGTGCCCGCCCGCGGCCCTCAGCGCGGGCAGCAGCAACCGGGTCAGCTCCACCACCGCGAGCACGTTGATCTCGTAGTTCCGCCGCCAGGACGCGCTGTCGGACTGCTCGATGGTGCCCAGCTCGGCCACCCCCGCCGAGTGCACCAGCACGTCGAGCCGGTCGATGCCGGCGACCGCGGTGCCCAGCGAGGCGAGGTCGCCGAGGTCCGCCGGCCAGGCCTGCGCGTCCCGCAGCTCCTCGGCCACCTTCCCGAGCGCGTCGGCGTCACGGCCGCCGAGCAGCAGGCGGTGCGTGGGCGACAGGGCGCGCGCGACGGCGGCGCCGATGCCGCGGGAGGCGCCGGTGACCAGGGCGAGGGGGGTTTTCGACATGCCTACACGGTAATTGGTTCTTGACGAACAGCCGGAGGTGGCCTGAAATGCGTGGATGTCGACGAGGACTGCCACCGCGGGCGATCGCGTGCTCACGAAGGTCGCGGTACGCATCATGCCGTTCCTGGCGCTGCTGTACTTCGTGAACTACCTCGACCGGGTCAACATCGGTTTCGCCGGCCCCAACGGGCTCAACAAGGAGCTCGGGCTCTCCGCCACCGCGTTCGGCTTCGCCTCGGGCATCTTCTTCCTGGGCTACCTGATCCTCGAAGTACCGAGCAACCTCGCGCTGCACCGCTTCGGCGCGCGGCGCTGGCTCGCCCGGATCATGCTCACCTGGGGGATCGTCGCGACCGTGCTGGCCTTCGTGCCGAACGCGACGACGCTGGTCGTCCTGCGGTTCCTGCTCGGCGTCGCCGAAGCCGGGTTCTTCCCCGGCATCATCCTGTACCTGACCTACTGGTTCCCCGCCGCGCAACGGGCCAAGGCGGTCGCGCTGTTCATGGCCGCGATCCCGGTGTCCTCGGCGCTCGGCTCCACCATCTCGAGCCTGCTGATCGTGCACGGGCACGGCATCTTCGGGTTGTCCGGCTGGCGGTTCATGTTCCTGGTCGAGGGCGTCCCGGCGATGCTGCTCGCGTTCGTCACCTGGTTCTACCTCACCGACCGCCCGGAGAAGGCCAAGTGGCTGACCGAGGACGAGCGGCAGTGGCTCGCCGGCGAGCTCGACCGCGAGCACCGCGCCACCGAGTCCGAGTTCCACTGGCCGCTGCGGAAAGCGCTTACACATCCGCGGATCCTGGCGCTGGCCTTCGTGTACTTCGCGATCGCCTACGGGTTGTACGCGCTGGGCTTCTTCCTGCCGACGATCATCGCGGGCTTCGGCGCCGAGTTCGGCACCAAGCTGTCGGTGATCCAGTCCGGCCTCGTGACGGCGGTGCCGTACGTGATCGCCGCATTGGTCATGGTGTTCTGGGCCCGGCACGGCGACCGCACCGGCGAACGCAAGTGGCATGTCGCGCTGCCGATGCTGATCGGCGGCGTCGCGATCCCGATCGCGCTGTACCTGGGCAACCCGTACGCGGCCATGGCCGCGGTGACGATCTGCGCCGTCGGCGTGTGCTGCGCGCTGCCGACGTTCTGGGCGCTGCCGTCCAACTTCCTCGCGGGCGCGGCGGCCGCCGGCGGCATCGCGCTGATCAACTCGCTCGGCAACATCAGCGGGTTCGCCGCGCCCTACATCACCGGCTGGCTACGCGACCTGACCGGCAGCCAGCGCACCGGCCTGTGGGTCGTCGGCGTCTGCATGGTCGCCGGCGCCGTCGTCGCGCTCGCGCTGGGCGCCAGGCCGCGCAAGTCCCTGGCGCCCGACGGAAACCGCTAGAGCTCCTCGCCCACCAGTGCCGACCCCGCGGGTATTTCGCGGGGATCCGCCGTCTTCTCCTTCACCAACAGCAGGCCACCGGCGATCACGCAGAGCACCGCCGCGACGACGAACGGGGCGTGCGGCGAACCGAACCAGCTCGCCACGTGACCGACGAGGGTCGCGGCCGCCGCGCCGCCGAGCCACCGGCAGAAGTTGTAGCCCGCGCTGGCGACCGGCCGCGGCGCGTCGCTGATCGACATCGCGGTGCCGGTGAACAGGGTGTTGAGCAGGCCGGAGATCAGCCCCGAGACGATCACCCCGGCCACCACGACCGGCTTGCTCGGCACGGCGAGCACGACCATCAGCACGGCGTACCCGAGCACCGAAACGGCGGTCGCGTGCCGCTCACCGAGCTTGTGCGCGAGCTTCGGCGCGAGCACGACGCCGGCGACCGCGACGCACAGGCCCCAGCCGCAGAAGATGAGGCCCACCGCGACCGCGCCCCATTCGAGCACGAACGGGGTCCAGGCCAGCACGGTGAAGAACGCGGCCGTGTAGAGCGCAGAGCCGATCGAGGTCCGCAGCAAACCCTTGTGTGCCAGAGCCCGCAACGGGTCGGTCAGCCGGATCCGGGGCCGTTTCTCGTGCGAGTCGCGGGCCAGGAAGATCGAGCACAGGACCAGGGCGGCCGCCATCAGCACCGCGGTGCCGACGAACGGCCCGCGCCACGAGATGCTGCCCAGCAACGCGCCGAGCAGCGGTCCGACCGCCAGGCCGACACCGAGCGCCGCCTCGTAGAGCAGGATCGCGCCTGCCTGACCACCGGTGGCCGCGCCGACGATCACCGACAACGCGGTCGCGATGAAGAAGGCGTTGCCGAGCCCCCACACCGCCCGCAGCGCGACGAGCTGCCCGATCGAGCCCGCGGCCGCGCACAGGGCGGTGGCGAGCACGATCAGCACGAGCCCGGTGAGCACCGTGCGCTTCGGGCCGAACCGGGCGCTCGCGGCGCCGGTGATCAGCATGGCCAGCACCTGCACGCCGAGGTAGGACGAGAACAGCAGGGTGACCTGGGACGCCGTGGCGTGCAGCCCGTCGGCGATGGACAGCAGGATGGGATCGACCAGGCCGATCCCCATGAAGGCGATCACGGCCGCGAAGGCGGTGATCCAGACCTGTTTCGGCTGGCCCTTCAGCGCGTCCAGCAGACTTCCGTGCGCTTTAGTGCTCATCCAGCAACTCCTCCTTCTTCGCTGGATCAATGAGCCGTCTCAGGGCGGGCAGCGCGGCGTCGATGGCCGCGCGCTCGCTCGGGTCCAGAGCGGTGAGCCGCTCACGAAGGAACTCCTCCCGCGCCACGACGACCTCGTCGAGGTACCGCACGCCCGCCTCGGTGGCCGCGACCAGCACCGCGCGCCGGTCGCCGGGATCGGCCGTCCTGGTCACCAGTCCGAGCCGTTCCAGCCGCCGGACCAGGTCGGTCATCGACGGCTGCCGGACGCTCTCGAGCTCGGCGAGGACGCTCATCCGGCGCGGGCCGCCGTTGACCAGCTCGGTCAGCACCGAACCCTGGGCCAGCGTGAGCTGGTGCTGGGGCGTGAGACGGCGGACCATGTAGTACAGGCGAAAGACGAGGGGGCGCAGTTCGTGCGCGAGCTCGTGCACTCCGGACATCACTTAGCTATCCTAAGCAATTTTAGTTAGGATGTCGAAGTAACTCGGCTCACAGGGAGCGGTATTGGACGCGGTGGTTTTCGACCTCGACGGAGTGCTCGTCGACTCCGAACGAACCTGGGACGAGGTGCGGCGCGCGGTCGTCGCCGAGCACGGCGGGCATTGGACGGACGCGGCGACCCGTGCGATGCAGGGGATGAGCACCCCGGAATGGGCGCGGTACCTGGTCGAGGAGCTCGGCGCGCGGCTCACGCCGGAGCGGATCGCGGAGGTCGTGGTCGACGAGATGGCCAAGCGCTACGCGGACGGGCCGCCCGTGCTGCCGGGAGCCGAGGAGACCGTGCGCGCGGTCGCCGAGCGCTACCCGGTGGCGATCGCCAGCTCCTCGCCACCGGTGCTGATCAAGGCGTTCCTCGAGGCCACCGGGCTCACCGGACTCGTGCGGACGGCGGTGTCCAGCGAGCAGGTCGCGGCGGGCAAGCCGGCCCCGGACGTGTACCTGCGGGCGGCGGAGCTGCTCGCCGTCCGGCCGCAGACCTGCGCGGCCGTCGAGGACACCACCAACGGGATGCGCTCGGCGCTCGCCGCGGGGATGGCGGTCTACGCGGTGCCGAACCCGCATTTCCCGCCGGACCCGGCGGTACTCGCCGAGGTCGCTTTCGTGCTGGACGACATCACGGAGCTTCCCTCCCGCCTCTAGAAGCCGCGGTCGGTCGCCCGCAGCCGCCCCGCCAGCCCGGGTTCCGCGCCTGACAACGTTGTCTTCGGCTCGGCGAGCTCGTACATCCGGTACAGCCGGCGGCGGACCTGCTCCACCGGGTACTGCGGGCCGTAGACCACGGCCTTGTAGATGACGCCTTCGAGCACGCTGCGCAGCATGATCTCCTCGACCGCCGGGTCCTCGGCGCCGCGCTGCTCGAACAGCTCGCGCAGGCTGTCCTCCAGGAGGCTCAGCCGCTCGTCCTTGCGGGCCTCGACCTCGGCGAAGATCGGATGGGTCGAGGGCTGCACGACCAGGCTCAGGATCACGCCCTGCACCGGCAGGTTCGACATCATCCCGCCCAGCACCCCGTCGATGATCCCGCCGAGCCGCTCGTCCGGACCGCCCGGTACGTCGATGATCGCCGCGACGCCGTCGAGGTAGGCGTCGAGCAGCTCCTCGACCAGCAGGTGCTTGTTCGGGAAGTAATAGGAGGCCAGTCCGCGGGACACCCCGGCGCGCTGGGTGATCTCGGTGATCGTGGCGCCGTGGTACCCCTTCTCGGCGAACACCTGCAGGGCCGCGGCCAGGATCTTCTGCCGCGCCTGGGTACGCATCTCCTCGTTGGCGCTGGACGATCGGGGCACCGGACTCCTTCACTGACGAAACCGGCGCTCGCCGGCAGACCCCCTCTACTCTGCCTGCCGGTGAGCACCGGAACCCCGGGTTCAGCGTTGACTGTACGTACATCCAGT
Proteins encoded in this region:
- a CDS encoding TetR/AcrR family transcriptional regulator; translated protein: MPRSSSANEEMRTQARQKILAAALQVFAEKGYHGATITEITQRAGVSRGLASYYFPNKHLLVEELLDAYLDGVAAIIDVPGGPDERLGGIIDGVLGGMMSNLPVQGVILSLVVQPSTHPIFAEVEARKDERLSLLEDSLRELFEQRGAEDPAVEEIMLRSVLEGVIYKAVVYGPQYPVEQVRRRLYRMYELAEPKTTLSGAEPGLAGRLRATDRGF